TTTGGTATATCAGATATATTGCCTGCAGTTATCGTACCAAATGACAAGCTTTCACCAAGCATATTTCTTACGtcagataataatttatcacattttttacGATACAAAACACATTCtgtattttctatatatttattaagtggTGATTCATTTGCTTcgacaaattttaaatctattaagaatttattaaacgaCTCCAGTtctatgacaatatttttataattctcatAACTACTATCACATGAAGGTAAATTATTTCTGATACAGTCTTTTATTATCttgttgaaaaatttatatctaattgACTCGGCAAAAACTTGTACAAAGTTTTTACCATCTTCAAAATGTCCCAAAGTTGATTGTAGAAATTCAAAAACGGctgttaaattattgaaaatggTTTGAAAGTTTGGTTTATTAGGATCATTTAAAtctatcttaatattaaataccaaAGCTCCTAAGTAATCTTCAGtgtatatattacaattatgtcTAATTACATTATGAAGTAATTTGTCAATAAAGAAATGTGAAAATACACCAAGTTCTGCATTTAATCTCTCAGTAGCATAGAGAGATTTTAAgacattttgtattaaaattggaTCACTTTGTTGTATGGATAAAGAATATGTCAGAtgataaatactttttttctcTTCCCAGTTAAATATATCCTCCCATTCTATGCTAAGTTGTGCAGCGTACATGGCTAATTGATTTTCTGCTTGATCGTTGAGCTTCGATAACGCTTTACCAGCGTTACCTTCGAATTTAAGCGACGCAAGTTGTTTACGCAAATCTTTAACGCTTACCATCGCATCTATGTAATTATATCTACCGAATTCATGACTTGCCTTATCCAGAATTTGTTTACCTTCTACAACGATACATAAGTTGTTGAAAACTTTCATAGCATTTTCTAATTTCTTAACAGAACTACTAAATTCTTCATTCAAAGTTTCCGACTTTTCATACACTAACTTTACGTCTTCTAATAATTTGTTGTAATCGGCTAATATGTTTGATTTGCGATTCTTATAGTTCAATTCTTCCAAGCTTTTTGTAggtgtaaaattacaaaatgtgtCGATAAAGTTTTGCTGTAGAGCCCATGAAAATAATTGTACTCTTTCTATTAAATCTTTCAATATTGGCATTATTTCTTCGCGTTGTTTCTTTACATTTTCCTTTATGGCTTTATCAGCTTCGTGTAAAGCAGAACTTATTGAACTCATTTTCTTAACTTTTATCTCgcaatttaacaataaaaaataaaaagataacaagTTTACAAGTTTACGTTCcaacttttaaatttcaacaattttttaaatttgaattgatttgacaTTTACCGACTGTTTGTAAATGCAGattatatttgacaataaTTTCACACAGATGTTAAAAATGGTGCCTACAATGTGTGCTGTGCTACAAttgaaaaatgataaaaagaagaaaatggaaaactaaatgttacgaaatattatattatactattatTCAAATGAACTAACATACGTCACCTATTGACTGATAAGATGGTTGCTAACGATTGTTAAATCAATTCCGGAAAGAGCAGAAAGAGGGTAAAGACTCTTGcattaaaatgaatgaaaatgaaattgatgTCCTGAAAAATGAATTGGAACATGAAAAGACTTGCAGGTACTTACAATGATACCTATGTGtactcatttaaaatatgaaatatatttttactttacattttattttatagagaaGCCGCGGCATGGCAGAATACGGAACTTGAGAAACAAATAGTTTCTATGCAAGAGGAATTACGAAAATCTGATTACCCTTGGGACAAAGATGACGACTTGCAGAAGGAGAGCGCAAGACATAAGCAACTACTAGATGCTATAGAAAtgcttaaaaaacaattacctattttgaaagaaagaaTTAAGAACGCAAAAGTCTGTGGACCAGGTGTGTTCGGAATAATTTTGCGTACATTTCGCAATTTCAACGCTATATTTCGTGATTTTTTGTAGTCGTTAAAAGTTTGTATTTCGGAGGTTCAAATGACTGGTATTGgagttaatttattgatagCAAGACCTATATTAACAAATCTTTTTGAATTTCAGATTGTAAACTGAAACATGACGACCTCAACATCAATCTTGACATTCTTACGCCTGTAAGTACTTCAtagataattttcatttcatccCGTTGCTAGCTATGCTTATTCATAATATTGGAGTGTCTATGtaatttcaagaaaaaaaaaattcgtacACGATAACGTAaaaccaattttaatttttttttgtccgtctgtctgtctgcaagGCCACGTTTGTTCCGGATACTCTCTTGACTGATTTTGTCAGAACTTTGCCGGAAAGTAGCTGATACACGTGGGCATATTATagactacttttttaaaattttctcgtaaagaagtcgcgggcgaccactattgtttaataaattctcatttataaattttcacagGCTGAACTTCTTCGCACAGTGAAAAAATTTGAAAGACTCAAAACGGATTTAATAAGTACACTACGTAGTAAAGAATGGCGCTTGGACTCTGAGTCTAAGGTATAAAATTaccaaacaatataaaatgattttaggATTAATATTATACGATATAAATACgggtttaatttatttcagttgTTTGTACGCGTGAACGACCAGAGAACTTATCTGCAgaatgagctgatgatatgtcataataatataatgcgTTTGCAAAGAAATGGCAATTATTGGCAGTAAGTAATtcacagtggtagatcccgtaacaacaatatttgttgggtgcacgacagaagacaggcgtcaagtggaagcaattccgcgtttcgtctgatgagtgtggtactggaggcctaattttaagtccttaccacccttttcttattaggaaaggatgggaaggggaagtggatttgacagaggaggggacgcataggaaagagaaatatcctctttctgtgcgtccccctctccgttgattaaaggtaggcaacgcatctccatttgcggatgtctatgggcaacggtcgcctcacTATtgtggcgaatccaggtggccgtttgctcgtttgtcaccttatgatataaaaaaaaacatctctaAAGTTGCCACACTCAAagtctttaaataattactaaggGGCGACTAAATATTGATTAGACGTCTAAGTATGAGAATAACttcaaaagatttatttatattatgatatGAAATATGGTTTTTGTTCTACAATtctagattaattaaatatattttgttaagttttgAATAGGTATTTAATTCCAGGAATATTCCCCGGAAAAACGACGAGAGAATCCTGGACCCAAAGCGAGGacctataaagaaaatattttgcaacgACCGTCTACCGCCAATTGTTACTTAGTAAATTCTACCAAAAAGATATAttagtagatttttaaattaataaactagtaACATTGTAGAACATTGTAGAAAATGTAGGTACTTACAGATTGTTATAGATCCATAGATTATGCAAGGGTCTTTAGAATTAgtgattcattttaaaaaaggttGATCGTGTGTGTTTTACTAGTAgtagtaatctatatatataaaagaaagtcgtgttagttacactatttataactcaagaacggctgaatcgatttgactgaaaattggtgggcaggtagcttagaaccaggaaacggacataggaacttttttttatcttgtgtgcatttttttttattccgcgcggacgaagtcgcgggtaaaagctagtataaagaTAACGTTAATTTACGTTACGTTAAACTTACGTTGTATggtaaaaagttataaatcaaACTGCACATATttgctttaataattttaataactaataaaataattaaataatacaaatctatatctaaatgtctacaaaattaatttacttagttacaaacaaattaaacatctaactatgttttatttaatttaaataaatattaatctacataaatttaatatttattatatttagtatacCTCGCTGAGAAATCTACGTCTGCGTTTAAAAACTCATCAGATACAGAATTCTCGTAAAACGAAAGCGGTTTCTGATAAAGTGGTGCtgtaacagaaataaaaaacaactaaattatttttttatgtaaaaataaaaacggatCAACATTagaaaaaggaaattaaagaaaaaataaagcaataattaatttattgcaacggataaacattttttaaggtAAACGGAATCATATTACAACTACGAGTAGTATAAGTCTGTATGTCCATCGCAATAAAGTACATTCGTTCGTCTACACGTAAAGATTAGTTTTATCTCTTGCTCGCACTCGTTTATACCTATGTGTGTGAGAGAAAGAGAGACAGAGAAAGAGAAAGAGAGAGAGGGAGAGAAAGAGATACAGAGAGAGAGGGAGAGAAAGAGAGACAGAGACAGAGAGAGAGATATATTACGTACGTAAGACACAATGGTGCCTGTCGACATGCAGTCGCAGATGTCGCGGACATGCGCACACGTAACCTCCCGCCACGTTCACGCACGCGTACTCGCACCCGTGCACCTCCTGCTCGCACTCATTTATATCTAcataagagagagagagagagagacaaAGGACAATcatcacaaaattaaaaaataaattattaagtgtTAATCTGgagtttgaattaaaattgttattttgttgtgatttttttttaaaattaaataacggATCAATTAACGGTGCAATTATttcgttaatttaattagttaagactacatttaaaacacaacATGGTCATGATATTCTGTGGTCATCCAAATAAGGGGTGATTCCACATCCTACTGGTCGGATGTCCTAGACTAGGTATAGGGCGGGGGGGGGGAACTACCATTAATATGTCTTATTCGAAGTAGTTCTTAAGATTCGCCGAGGGGTTAGGGTGGCAGCTGCCTCCCCCCTTGCAATGCTCATAAGGCTTAGTGAAATGTGGATAGTGTTAACTATATCTGCGGGTAGTGTTACCTAGACAGCGCAGTCCGGCGGCTAGCGCGACATACCCCGCGGGGCAGCTGCAGCGGTAGCCGCCAGCCGTGTTGGTGCACATCTGAGTGGCGTGGCACTGGTTGTTGGAGATAGTGCACTCGTCCACATCTGTTATACGTTGTTatgtacaatgtttttttataatatatatcttGGCGACTGTTAACTTCGCCAAGTTGCTCGCACTGATCACTTTGCCgtcaagttatttaaaagcatTATATCTATTCGTACAAGAAATTCAGCCGTTTTTTTAAGGTATTTatcaacttaataatttttttacaaaaactttaaaaaaaattacacgtctaatataaatataataatatagtattttaaaatgtcaaatttaaagaaccaaactaaaaattaatctaaatcTTTTGTGAGgcataaaaagttaaatcatGTTTTAGTATCCGGTGTAGGataatccttaaaaaaaactattttttttaattagctcACCTTGGCAAGTATCATCAGCggcaatatatttaaagcCAACATTGCAAGGACCACGCTCGCTGCGGTCCAAATTCTCTGTTACATTCACATCGAAGTACATTTGAGGTTTTTTAcctgaaaattatttcattacctactaaaaaaacttaaagtatgtaagtcttactaattttataaatgcaaaagttaagatggatggatgttgccCACAacagttcaacggatctcgttAAAGTTTggctcagatgtagaacatagtcaggaaaGATACTTAAGACTACTTGCTtttgcccgcaactccgtcaacgcggaattaaaaaaataacaaatagcctacgtgttctttcagactatgttcttcatttatggcaaatttcatcaagatccgttgaaccttcaaaaaaacatccatccatcttaactttcgcgtttacaatattagtaagataagagtttttttaatacacattTTCATTCGAAATCGTTTTGTAATTTACtggtttatttacttttcaacCGATTTGTTCTTACCAGTTGGTACATAACTTTCTTCTGTGTCCAAAGATTTTCTAAAGTCAACGTCATCTGGTTGCATCTCTATTGTAGTTTCAGGTAAATACGATAACATATtctgaaaatatcaaataataaagtagaaagaaagaaaagattttattaaaaaataaaagacaacgATAacgataatataattaataagtaagtAGTAATTCCAAGGACAGTCTAATGAGTGTGTTACCGGAGGACtcattttaatcctctttccattcccaccccttttcttataaggaaagactggaaaggggaggtggatttgatggaggagacgcataggaaggttaaatgttctctttttgtgcgtccccttctccgttaattaaaggtgggcaatgcatctgcatttgcggatgtctatgggcaacagtcgcctcgctatttcggcgaattcaggtaaccgtttgctcgtttgccaccttttcatataaaaaaaaactaaaccaaAGACAATAAATCTTATACTAACACAAAGTTACACGTAACTGAATATTTAAACTTGATGTTAAGGTGGTGTTCTAAGTTACCATTTATGGTTATTTAGGATTATCTGGTGATGCCCATTCTAGGCAATACCTAGTATAGGTATAGGCTATttacagagctgggcattaactcgttaatccgttaatcgttaattaacgaagttaacattttgcttaacggattaacttttaagttaacttcaaaaagtgttaacgcttttgttaacttccgttaaactcaacttccgttaataaaagtccgttaatcgttaaattagagaCTTgaagacgtgctgtcattttgttttaattacgcgccacgccacgctcgtaagttcagctttgacgggcgactgtcggcgactcgaatggtaaACGAACgcgttgataattgatatatgtgaagtttgcgtgcaagtgtgatgcatcagagcgtccgggaaagacgtgaacaacaggacaaaatcaaaagaaggttcgaaacagtatatttcattacgagtatataaaagcaagagtatgtaatagcccacattccgaatgctcttcgtccctgcaataccctccaatccctttttgagcaactgtattaaaaccctttttactcgtgctttttctttagcttttccaaactcgtgcgttctctttcccaactgtcaaaataatttctattaaaaagaaaaaaaccaaccacgaagtttatacaaaaaaaaaatcattgaagtttttatgattcatgcaaatattgctaaaaagaagctcctaatttgttacaatatcagatttaatgattttattgaatgaattaggttaggtttcattttatttcatctcattaaatttaattttcatttcatatcaataaaaataatctactgaagtcTTGGCTGTTTGgacatagttccctttgcctacccagaatgggtgaagaaaaccaaaaaaaatctctgtttgtattcttttacggttggcgccatttttcaaacattttagtaagttgagtttattgtgtttttattattctattaaattgcttcattttttcgcaactgtattaaaaatagttgttcagtgcacgtgcggaactgtcattagaacttgttccaactgtcaaccctcaccttcagCTGCGCTTCGGCTCGGATAGACATTTGTCCTAACTCTTTGCagtgacaggctttccgcactcgtaatgaaatatactataatgcattcatacttgtctctaatactaatgtgttatagaatatatagtcaaattactattttaaacaagtgtcgccacaaaagtgtgaaattagtatgtataattttttgcatggttaactgttaacgattaactttaacttgcgttaaattttcgagaattgaacgctttaacgattaacgaagttaattttttaattaacgctttaacgattaacgaagttaacttttcgattaactgtgcccacctgtggctATTTATATAGGTATACAATATTCTGTgcacaaaattacaaaaacccATATTCACGGCATTTTagcaattaacaattttaagtaactgtagtatacatttaaaaacaaagtttcataatcttactaacattataaatacgaaaatttagatggatgtttattagaagatatctttagaacggctgaacggatcttgatgaaatttagcacagatgtagaacacattcTGGAAAACATATAGACTAGGgtgattcaaaaaaaatttttaatttttttttttaaccgataccctctcaaatgtttctatttgatataaaaaaaaatttcaccaAACCCGAGCCCTATAGCTCAACTCTAAGGGGTcgctactgtttttttattttcccatttaattaacatgggaaaataaaaaatcagtaGCGACCCCTTAGAGTTGAGCTATAGGGCTCGGgtttggtgagaattttttttatatcaaatagaaaCGCGAAACATTTGAGAGGgtatcggttaaaaaaaaaattaaaaattttttttgaatcacCCTAATATAgactatttataaagttttttttagttagctagtatacatattacaaataaaggtATACATTTTGAATGTAAAATGACTTACtgtttcattaatttcttGGCTGCTGTAGACTTCATTGGTATATTTCGACTGGGGATTGCATTTTGGTAAGTTTGGACATTTTCTTATCTGTTATTATGAaagaaacatattatattttttactgaatatattatattaagatgAGTGCGctgaaaaaaaagtatttttctatGTGTGTAAGGAAAAACTCAATAATTACTAGCTcggtaaaaaaatctagttataaATTGGTACATTATCACTGTATAACTATACCTGTACGTTGTCGCCGGTACATTCGTgatgcgcacgcgcacgcgcacgaCAGCGACGCGCACGCGCCTGCGTGCCCGCGCCGCACGTCGCCGAGCACGCGCCCCAGCGGGACCAGCTGGACCAACCTGACTCCTCCTCCTTGTACACAATAActattgttaggactgttgagggtattctcacaaaaggttttataagtaagcatgcgctgctgctcaaggcagtctctttccatctgTCGGTTcggttcggtttgagtttatactacagcgaggattattatgaaatagagttaaattaattattacgctgttagtttatttcttttaaaatacttttgcatcaaatatcttatacTATTACATACaggatgttttaaattacattagcAAGACTCTATGGTCAGTTATATGCATTTTActgatataataaatgtgactGTTTGGacagatggatgtttgtttgatggtatcttcagaacggctaaaaggatctggaagaacatagtctagtagaacacataggttaattaagattttttttatttaatcctgCTCGGACAGAGTgacgggcgatagctagttattaatCTATTAGAACTGAAATCATATCCTCTTACTTCGCAAGATGGCATGTGACATTTCCTTTTGTCAATTGTAGATCCTTTACACGCACTCTCGtctagaataattttatctgaCGGAGATGTTTTATCTGTAACAAGTCACAGATGGAACAATATTGTGTTgacagtttaaataaattgacttaTATCATATATAGTCCAACAAGGTTATCTGACCCGGCGGGgttaagtcaaactaaatgaTGACAACTCATTAATGCCgccctgtcaatgtcaaaaaaatgtcacaagatatttgttgtaaagtttatttgcatttttaatgtCATGTCTAACCGTAGGTTTTTGACTCAAATCTCTGTATGAATTATATCGTTTAATCGTATAATAATATCTCTTATATGGAAattttaatctcagaaacccacaagaagtatgtttcatttattttcttacacGACTAactgcgatagcagcgcccCTCACCGAGTCAGATATACTTATTTActtctattaaatttcaagacCTAAGCAGCATTCCCTTACCTATAGTATTATTGTTATCGTCTACATAATGACAGAATCTAGACCGCTTCTGATAACCTAAGCCACAAGTCACATTGCAGTAACTCCATTGAGACCACGCACTCCATTTACCAGGAactaaaaaaagatttgtagTTGTATATTAGTTATcaataattagaaattaaatgtttcaacTTTCGggaaacataataataaattaattaagaacggcttaactaaAGGACGTCACGAGTGCGAGTactcaaaaataaatactcgccctgaagatggaccgaCGACGGGTCCAAAACTAGTCGTTGCCGTCACCAGACAATCATACGTgagttcttaattaatttaataataatttgaaagtttaatttacaGCAAATCACAATAGAATATAATAGATGGTCGTTACTTTGGACTTACGTCCCAACagaggggctcggagtctaccctaagttaagggCGGgatgacttcacacatatcattgaatattttctcagatatgtgcagcatcacgatgttttccttcaccttaagaacgtcggataaatgaacgtatgtaaattgaaaaacaatttgtacATTACAGGATTTGAACCGAGGATTTCAAGTCAAATATttaactcctgagccaccgatgctcttGTATAATTAACCTACAAAAAATCACACCCCAAAACAATTCCATTGTGACCTTTTTGTTGCCTTAATGTATTATATTGTACTCAAGAGTTTCGTAGAATTacaatcagtttttttttaaattgatttgtatAAAGGATGTTTCCTGATAGGCCGATTGGGACAAGGAGAATTTTGTTCCTTTGCACAATGGGAAAATCTGAAAGGCGATCAATCCAAAGAAACACCCTGTAAATAATGTAGTTGAGTGTCATACCTCTGACTGCGAGGTTGTAGCGGCGGGAGGCTGTGCCGGCGCTGTTCTCCGCCACACAGATGTACTGTCCGGCGTGCCGCGTCTCCGCACTCCACACGGCCAGCAGACTGCTGCCCAACACGAGCTGAGTGTGCACCTCCTCACCACTCACACGCTGGATGTCCTGCGTTATACCAACTACCATGTAGGCTGGAGTAGAGGATCTCGTCATGTCTATTAGGGGGTAAGTGACTTCCATACAAAAGGAATAGATGAAATAACTTGTAGGGATTCAAGAATATGGGATGGTAGGATGGATGATAGTGAGCTTAATCGTGTTGAAAATAATgctttttcattcaaaatcaaatatttgaataaattttcactagatggcgttgttttCAATAGATCGTTAAAGAGACAGATCTTTTATTTCGTAGAGCGTTATATCTGTCACACTAAGTGATGTTTGaattgttaattaacaattaaattctcATACTAATAACATTATGAGCCATTAGAattgaaataaagattaaCTGCCGCACTCAgagttataaaatgtaatttaatgtaaattcatTGCGGGAAAGCCACACTAAGGGCTTCACTTAGTTATCTATTTAAAActgatttaaatgaataatgtgtcacaaatataataatgtacaaaatggaaaacgaATTATCTTTTAGAAGTCGAAAAGAAAATTTCACTGTTAAGTTGccattttactaaaaaaaaatctagaaataaaaaagtaaatcatAAAATACCTTTAACCATGTTATCTTGGGAGATGGATGTCCATCCACATCACATTTGAGTACAATGCTGCGTCGCAATGACACCACGTGGTACTCCATTGTGTCATTACCTTCATTACCAACAATGTATGGAGGCTTTTCTATAATCACGTTATAGTTTACTTCGATAGCGCCAACTTTGTTAGTCATTATACAAGAATATATTCCACTGTCGGATACTAATGTATCGTTTAttatctgaaatatatatcatcatcagctaacTATAAGTCACCACTGAAGGAAtcagagtctaccctaagttaggggtgactaggacatagtcaatgcTGGCCAAATGCGGgatgacttcacacatatcattgaatttcttcacagatatttgcatcacgatgttttccttcaccgtaagaacgtcggataaatgtatatatgtgaaacgaaaatcgaaaaacaaattggtacatggcgggattcgaactcagaaactgcagattgcaagtcaagtgcttaacatcagagccaccgacgctctctatatatttatgtgtttgttaaatctttcttcttacttatattctaaatgcgaatgtttgaatggatggatggatgtttgtttgaaggtatcgtCCAGAACGcttcaacgaatcttgatgaaatttagcacagatgtagaggatagtctggaagaacacataggctactaacaaagttgttttttaattccgcgcggacgcaactagttaatattataaatgcgaatgtttagatggatggatgtttgtttgaaggtataaagcatagtttggaagaaaacataatctactaatgatttttttttattctacgcgaacggagtcacgggcgacaactagtaacaATATAATCGTAGTGATAGTCGAACTCCTCATTGAGGAAGTATATTGAGGAAGTATATTGAGGTGATGATGAAGTGTTACTTACTATAGTAACATTATCTTCAGTCAACTGTACCCTCGGTAGATGTTCACTGATCTCCATATAAGGATGTTTGATCCAAGTTACATAAGGCTTAGGAACTCCTTCTACTGGACAAGTTAAGTTTAATACTTTACCAAAT
The sequence above is drawn from the Papilio machaon chromosome 22, ilPapMach1.1, whole genome shotgun sequence genome and encodes:
- the LOC106708226 gene encoding centromere/kinetochore protein zw10 homolog yields the protein MSSISSALHEADKAIKENVKKQREEIMPILKDLIERVQLFSWALQQNFIDTFCNFTPTKSLEELNYKNRKSNILADYNKLLEDVKLVYEKSETLNEEFSSSVKKLENAMKVFNNLCIVVEGKQILDKASHEFGRYNYIDAMVSVKDLRKQLASLKFEGNAGKALSKLNDQAENQLAMYAAQLSIEWEDIFNWEEKKSIYHLTYSLSIQQSDPILIQNVLKSLYATERLNAELGVFSHFFIDKLLHNVIRHNCNIYTEDYLGALVFNIKIDLNDPNKPNFQTIFNNLTAVFEFLQSTLGHFEDGKNFVQVFAESIRYKFFNKIIKDCIRNNLPSCDSSYENYKNIVIELESFNKFLIDLKFVEANESPLNKYIENTECVLYRKKCDKLLSDVRNMLGESLSFGTITAGNISDIPNDSVLDSSNCPNNKDSLWELNNPIFLSKCKISRNVEKIMSMLIEHLEESTKLPEEYSRQLVMYIRDIAIMYQCLIPKKFKVNLECCPLDIALFFNNCFYLAHSLIGPPWKNILPSFLADLLTTVLLECIQDLRVVGLEKISIYLQTQRNVIVRKIEETELPWTHDSYQTFDAAIKSSLSLMEDLKTSWFNVLPIRMYELSMCTLAQALCQAMLDRIFADSKPISEELVYMLAVRFEDTMAEITSLFDEEVELDNKINIWVKFSKMPQILKAQLLEITDLWRNDKLLLQCYACEEIRQIVKLRFPDDKYRLKILIEIQ
- the LOC106708216 gene encoding uncharacterized protein LOC106708216 gives rise to the protein MNENEIDVLKNELEHEKTCREAAAWQNTELEKQIVSMQEELRKSDYPWDKDDDLQKESARHKQLLDAIEMLKKQLPILKERIKNAKVCGPDCKLKHDDLNINLDILTPAELLRTVKKFERLKTDLISTLRSKEWRLDSESKLFVRVNDQRTYLQNELMICHNNIMRLQRNGNYWHFE